In a genomic window of Cytobacillus sp. FSL H8-0458:
- the groES gene encoding co-chaperone GroES — MLKPLGDRIIIELVETEEKTASGIVLPDTAKEKPQEGKVVAVGTGRVLENGERVALEVADGDRIIFSKYAGTEVKYEGKEYLILRENDILAVIG, encoded by the coding sequence TTGTTAAAGCCACTAGGTGATCGAATCATTATCGAGCTTGTTGAAACTGAAGAAAAAACTGCAAGCGGCATCGTACTGCCGGACACTGCTAAAGAGAAGCCTCAAGAAGGCAAAGTTGTAGCTGTGGGAACTGGCCGCGTTCTTGAAAATGGTGAGCGTGTTGCCCTTGAAGTTGCTGACGGCGACCGTATCATCTTCTCAAAATATGCTGGTACTGAAGTGAAGTACGAAGGCAAAGAATATTTAATTTTACGCGAAAATGACATTCTTGCTGTAATTGGCTAA
- a CDS encoding CPBP family intramembrane glutamic endopeptidase, with protein sequence MKKEYWIILIAYIAMQLSSLFGVPLVLLAADALGQNPENMQILAVAYWLVISFTITLIITLLLLRKEMKRGLDRDASSAAGSVGWAIGGIFLALIAQATAASIENLIGIEMGSENTQQIIRIIEASPIVILISSVIGPILEEIVFRKIIFGSLHKRFNFFLSALISSVIFALAHFEPEHVLLYSAMGFTFAFLYVKTKRIIVPIFAHVAMNTFVAVVQLNQDNIQKWLKEMENMQSFISFFC encoded by the coding sequence TTGAAGAAGGAATACTGGATTATATTAATCGCCTATATTGCCATGCAGCTTTCAAGCTTGTTTGGCGTTCCGCTCGTTTTATTAGCTGCCGATGCCCTGGGACAGAATCCGGAGAATATGCAGATTCTTGCCGTTGCCTACTGGCTCGTGATCAGTTTCACGATTACGTTGATCATTACACTTCTATTACTAAGGAAAGAAATGAAACGGGGACTGGATAGGGATGCCTCTTCTGCTGCAGGCTCAGTGGGCTGGGCGATTGGAGGCATATTTTTGGCCCTGATTGCTCAAGCTACTGCTGCAAGCATTGAAAACCTGATTGGCATTGAAATGGGATCTGAAAATACGCAGCAGATTATCCGGATTATTGAAGCATCGCCAATCGTCATTTTAATCAGTTCGGTTATCGGGCCCATCCTTGAGGAGATCGTCTTTAGAAAAATTATTTTTGGCTCACTTCACAAGCGCTTCAACTTCTTCCTGTCGGCCCTGATCAGCTCGGTCATTTTTGCACTTGCCCATTTTGAGCCTGAACATGTATTGCTATACTCGGCAATGGGATTCACCTTTGCCTTCTTATATGTCAAGACAAAGCGGATTATCGTGCCGATCTTTGCCCATGTGGCGATGAACACCTTTGTTGCGGTTGTCCAGCTGAATCAGGACAATATACAAAAGTGGTTAAAGGAAATGGAAAACATGCAGAGCTTTATCAGCTTTTTTTGTTAG
- a CDS encoding YdiK family protein has product MRSTPLFSGFIYILLGCLFTFIAIQNTQREETWGFFTYFLVLIATFDFGTGLRLVGQHFKMKK; this is encoded by the coding sequence ATGAGAAGCACACCTTTGTTTTCAGGCTTTATTTACATCCTTCTCGGATGCCTTTTCACCTTTATAGCCATCCAGAATACCCAGCGGGAAGAAACCTGGGGATTCTTTACTTATTTTCTGGTCCTAATTGCCACCTTTGATTTTGGCACCGGTCTCCGATTGGTTGGCCAGCATTTTAAAATGAAAAAATGA
- a CDS encoding redox-sensing transcriptional repressor Rex, with protein sequence MANEPIKIPQATAKRLPLYYRFLKNLHSSGKQRVSSAELSEAVKVDSATIRRDFSYFGALGKKGYGYNVNYLLGFFRKTLDQDELTKVALVGVGNLGTAFLNYNFLKNNNTKIEVAFDVDESKVGTKIGDVPVHHMDDLEEVIVKNNIQVAILTVPAPPAQAITDRMVNAKIKGILNFTPARLTVPSSIRIHHIDLAVELQSLVYFLKNYPEEL encoded by the coding sequence ATGGCCAATGAACCAATTAAGATACCGCAGGCAACAGCTAAACGGCTGCCTTTATATTACCGCTTCCTAAAAAACCTTCATTCCTCCGGCAAACAAAGAGTCTCATCAGCAGAATTGAGTGAGGCGGTAAAAGTGGATTCTGCAACGATTCGCCGTGACTTTTCGTACTTCGGTGCGTTAGGTAAAAAAGGGTATGGATATAATGTGAATTACCTGCTGGGCTTCTTTCGGAAGACTCTTGACCAGGACGAGCTTACCAAAGTCGCTTTGGTCGGGGTAGGAAATTTAGGAACGGCCTTTCTTAACTATAATTTTCTTAAAAATAATAATACGAAAATAGAAGTGGCATTTGATGTGGATGAGAGCAAGGTTGGCACGAAAATCGGTGATGTGCCGGTCCATCATATGGATGACCTTGAAGAAGTTATTGTCAAAAATAATATTCAGGTGGCGATTTTAACGGTGCCTGCACCGCCTGCCCAGGCTATTACCGATCGGATGGTGAATGCGAAAATTAAAGGAATCCTTAATTTTACACCTGCGAGGCTCACTGTACCGTCCTCGATTCGGATTCACCATATCGATCTGGCAGTGGAATTGCAGTCATTGGTTTATTTTCTGAAAAATTATCCTGAAGAATTGTAA
- the moaC gene encoding cyclic pyranopterin monophosphate synthase MoaC produces the protein MADFTHFNQEGRAKMVDVSDKPETARTAIAQSSITVNQEIYEKITSNSMKKGDVLAVAQTAGIMASKKTWDIIPMCHPLPLKGVDISFSWKAEEEEYALIITASVKTKGNTGVEMEALTAASVCALTVYDMCKAVDKGMVIGPTFLIEKTGGKNGDFKRN, from the coding sequence ATGGCGGATTTTACTCATTTTAATCAAGAGGGCAGGGCGAAAATGGTGGATGTCAGCGATAAGCCTGAGACGGCAAGAACGGCCATCGCTCAGTCAAGTATTACGGTGAATCAGGAGATATACGAGAAGATCACATCAAATTCCATGAAAAAAGGGGATGTACTCGCTGTTGCACAAACGGCAGGCATTATGGCGAGCAAGAAAACATGGGACATTATTCCGATGTGCCATCCGCTGCCGCTAAAGGGTGTCGACATTTCATTTTCATGGAAAGCAGAAGAGGAAGAGTACGCCCTTATCATTACAGCTTCTGTTAAAACAAAAGGAAACACGGGTGTGGAAATGGAAGCGTTAACAGCTGCTTCTGTCTGTGCGCTGACCGTTTATGATATGTGCAAGGCTGTAGATAAAGGAATGGTAATTGGGCCAACCTTTTTAATAGAGAAAACAGGCGGAAAAAACGGAGATTTTAAACGAAATTAA
- a CDS encoding ABC transporter ATP-binding protein: MILLQVNQLAKSFGADPILTNIKLEVQTRDRIALVGRNGAGKSTLLKIIAGHMTYDSGEIIKPKEVTIGYLAQNTGLESELSIWEEMLTVFSHLQKQEKQLRSLEEQMADPDVLNNSDAYERILKDYDKLQVDFKENGGYQYEADIRSILHGLNFSSLGYNTKISSLSGGQRTRLALGKLLLTKPDILILDEPTNHLDIETLSWLEQYLQGYSGAILIVSHDRYFLDKVVSQVYEISRHQIRKYPGNYSSYLDQKAANYEKEMKQFEKQQEEIAKLQDFIQRNLARASTTKRAQSRRKQLARMDVMDRPLGDEKSASFGFGIERQSGNEVLNIHSLAIGYEEKVSENISMRLARGDSIALVGPNGIGKSTLLKTIIKKIPSFSGEIQYGSNVTIGYYDQEQAELTSNKRVLNELWDEYPLKPEKEIRTILGNFLFSGDDVLKTVSTLSGGEKARLALAKLMMQKSNFLILDEPTNHLDLDSKEILENALIDYPGTILFVSHDRYFINRITTKVVELSGSGATEYLGDYDYYVEKKQEQEELLAFNEQVDPTASQSIKQDKNNYQLDKEAKKLERQRKRRMEEIEEQIEALETVIDANDQLLCDPNVYQDHEKVMEITNETDEAKAKLEELMEEWTLLAEED; this comes from the coding sequence ATGATACTATTACAAGTCAATCAGCTTGCAAAAAGTTTTGGCGCTGATCCCATTTTAACGAATATAAAGCTAGAAGTACAAACCAGGGACCGGATTGCCCTTGTAGGGCGCAATGGTGCAGGAAAATCCACCCTATTAAAAATAATTGCCGGACACATGACCTATGATTCCGGTGAGATTATAAAGCCAAAGGAAGTAACAATCGGCTATCTCGCACAAAATACCGGACTGGAATCTGAGTTATCCATTTGGGAGGAAATGCTGACTGTTTTCAGTCATCTGCAGAAGCAGGAAAAACAGCTCCGCAGCCTTGAAGAACAAATGGCAGATCCTGATGTCCTTAATAATTCAGATGCCTATGAACGCATTTTAAAGGATTACGACAAACTTCAGGTTGATTTCAAAGAAAATGGCGGCTATCAATATGAAGCAGATATCCGTTCCATTCTCCACGGACTCAACTTCAGCTCATTGGGCTATAATACTAAAATTTCATCATTGAGCGGCGGACAGCGAACAAGGTTGGCCCTTGGTAAACTTCTGCTGACAAAGCCTGACATTTTAATCCTGGATGAGCCTACCAACCACCTTGATATTGAAACATTATCGTGGCTCGAACAATACCTGCAGGGTTACAGCGGTGCCATTCTAATCGTATCACATGACCGGTACTTTCTTGATAAGGTCGTTTCCCAGGTTTACGAGATTTCCCGCCACCAAATAAGAAAGTACCCAGGAAACTACAGTTCCTATTTGGATCAAAAAGCGGCTAATTATGAAAAAGAAATGAAGCAATTCGAGAAACAGCAGGAAGAAATCGCTAAGCTGCAGGACTTTATCCAGCGAAACCTCGCCCGGGCCTCCACAACCAAAAGGGCACAAAGCCGCAGAAAGCAGCTTGCCAGAATGGACGTGATGGACAGGCCTCTTGGAGACGAGAAATCAGCTTCCTTTGGGTTTGGCATCGAACGGCAGTCGGGCAATGAGGTTTTAAATATACATTCTTTAGCTATAGGCTACGAAGAGAAAGTCAGCGAGAATATTTCAATGCGGCTGGCAAGAGGCGACAGCATTGCACTTGTAGGACCAAATGGAATCGGCAAGTCCACATTGCTTAAAACCATCATCAAAAAAATCCCTTCTTTTTCAGGGGAGATTCAGTATGGTTCCAATGTGACAATTGGCTACTATGACCAGGAACAGGCAGAGCTCACAAGCAACAAAAGAGTCCTGAACGAATTATGGGATGAATACCCGCTGAAACCGGAAAAAGAAATCAGGACCATACTTGGGAACTTTCTCTTCTCCGGTGATGATGTTCTTAAAACCGTTTCAACACTGAGCGGCGGTGAAAAGGCCCGGCTTGCGCTTGCAAAGCTTATGATGCAGAAATCCAATTTCTTAATCCTGGACGAGCCTACAAACCACTTGGACCTGGACAGCAAGGAAATTCTTGAAAATGCATTGATCGATTATCCCGGGACCATTCTTTTCGTCTCTCATGACCGCTATTTTATCAATAGAATTACAACAAAAGTAGTTGAACTTTCTGGAAGCGGGGCAACTGAATATCTTGGCGATTATGATTATTATGTAGAAAAAAAGCAGGAGCAGGAGGAATTGCTTGCATTTAATGAGCAAGTTGACCCCACCGCATCGCAGTCTATTAAGCAGGACAAAAATAATTATCAGCTGGATAAAGAAGCTAAAAAGCTCGAACGCCAGCGAAAAAGAAGAATGGAAGAAATTGAAGAACAAATAGAAGCATTAGAAACAGTCATAGATGCTAATGATCAGCTTCTCTGTGATCCGAATGTTTATCAGGACCATGAAAAAGTGATGGAAATTACGAATGAAACGGATGAAGCAAAAGCAAAGCTGGAAGAATTGATGGAAGAATGGACGCTTTTAGCTGAAGAAGATTAA
- the tsaD gene encoding tRNA (adenosine(37)-N6)-threonylcarbamoyltransferase complex transferase subunit TsaD, whose product MKKDQWILGIETSCDETAVAIIKNGREIAANIVASQIESHKRFGGVVPEIASRHHVEQITIVLEEALYKAGITYSDLSAIAVTEGPGLVGALLIGVNAAKAVAFAHGIPLVGVHHIAGHIYANRLVEEMEFPLLSLVVSGGHTELVYMKDHGHFEVIGETRDDAAGEAYDKVARTLNLPYPGGPHIDRLAHEGNPAIQLPRAWLEEGSYDFSFSGLKSAVINTVHNAEQRGETIVPEDLAASFQDSVIDVLVTKTERAVEEYRVKQLLLAGGVAANKGLRASLEKKFGNRADLKLIVPPLSLCTDNAAMIGAAGSVLFEKGQFAGLDLNANPGLDITIHNDK is encoded by the coding sequence ATGAAAAAAGATCAATGGATTTTGGGGATTGAAACCAGCTGTGACGAAACGGCTGTAGCCATTATTAAGAATGGACGTGAAATTGCAGCCAATATCGTTGCATCCCAAATTGAAAGCCATAAACGTTTTGGCGGAGTAGTTCCGGAAATAGCTTCCCGTCATCATGTTGAACAGATAACAATCGTACTGGAAGAAGCATTATATAAGGCAGGCATCACATATTCCGATCTTTCAGCCATTGCTGTGACGGAAGGACCTGGCCTTGTAGGTGCACTTCTGATCGGGGTTAATGCCGCAAAAGCCGTTGCATTTGCTCATGGCATCCCGCTGGTAGGCGTGCATCATATTGCTGGCCATATATATGCAAACAGATTGGTGGAAGAAATGGAATTCCCGTTACTTTCCCTGGTAGTCTCCGGCGGACATACAGAACTGGTCTATATGAAGGATCATGGCCATTTCGAAGTAATTGGCGAGACAAGGGATGATGCTGCAGGAGAGGCATATGATAAAGTTGCTCGGACCTTAAATCTGCCATATCCGGGCGGTCCTCACATTGACAGACTCGCTCATGAAGGGAATCCAGCTATTCAGCTGCCGAGAGCCTGGCTGGAAGAAGGTTCATACGATTTTAGCTTCAGCGGCTTAAAATCTGCCGTTATCAACACTGTTCACAATGCTGAACAGCGTGGCGAGACGATAGTGCCGGAAGATCTGGCCGCAAGCTTCCAGGATAGTGTCATTGATGTCCTGGTAACGAAAACAGAAAGAGCAGTTGAAGAGTATCGGGTGAAGCAGCTTCTGCTCGCAGGCGGAGTTGCGGCGAATAAAGGTCTTCGGGCTTCTTTAGAAAAGAAGTTTGGAAATAGAGCCGACCTAAAGCTTATTGTTCCGCCATTATCTTTATGTACAGATAATGCAGCGATGATAGGAGCTGCAGGAAGTGTTCTGTTTGAAAAAGGACAATTCGCCGGTCTTGATTTAAATGCAAATCCCGGTTTGGACATTACTATCCACAATGATAAATAA
- the rimI gene encoding ribosomal protein S18-alanine N-acetyltransferase: MNKSLTFRLMSKEDIDDVLEIEHKSFTTPWSREAFFNELTHNQFALYVVLEEENKVIGYCGAWIVVDEAHITNVALLPEYRGRKLGEALMRQLMEIASEMGAITMTLEVRVSNFTAQSLYRKLGFQNGAIRKNYYTDNQEDALVMWVNL, encoded by the coding sequence ATGAATAAATCCTTAACTTTCCGCTTGATGAGTAAAGAGGATATTGATGATGTTTTGGAAATCGAACACAAATCCTTTACAACACCCTGGAGCAGGGAGGCCTTTTTTAACGAATTAACACATAACCAGTTTGCTTTGTATGTTGTTTTAGAAGAAGAAAATAAAGTAATAGGATACTGTGGAGCATGGATAGTCGTGGATGAGGCGCATATCACAAATGTTGCGCTGCTCCCTGAATACCGCGGGAGAAAACTTGGAGAAGCTTTAATGCGGCAGCTAATGGAGATTGCGTCTGAAATGGGTGCCATCACAATGACTCTGGAAGTAAGAGTATCCAACTTCACAGCTCAGTCCTTATACCGAAAGCTTGGTTTTCAAAACGGAGCCATCAGGAAGAACTACTACACTGATAATCAAGAAGATGCTTTAGTAATGTGGGTGAATTTATAA
- the tsaB gene encoding tRNA (adenosine(37)-N6)-threonylcarbamoyltransferase complex dimerization subunit type 1 TsaB, which translates to MKVLAIDTSNYPLGVALLDGDQVIGEYITNVKKNHSVRVMPAIDILMKDCGVMPVELDKIVVAKGPGSYTGVRIGVTIAKTLAWTLNKPLVGVSSLEVYAASAGRYFNGVISPLFDARRGQIYTGLYQYREGQLVSLIKDQLLLSKDWAAMLSEQQENVLFIGNDLPLHKDVFAEFLKERAVFASPAEHNPRPAELALLGRDREAEDVHSFVPNYIRIAEAEANWIKANQEKKL; encoded by the coding sequence ATGAAGGTTTTAGCCATAGATACATCCAATTACCCTCTGGGAGTAGCGCTTCTGGATGGTGATCAAGTTATAGGCGAGTATATTACAAATGTAAAAAAGAATCATTCCGTGCGTGTTATGCCGGCTATTGATATTTTAATGAAAGATTGCGGTGTTATGCCGGTAGAATTAGATAAAATTGTTGTTGCGAAAGGACCTGGTTCGTATACTGGAGTGCGTATCGGGGTAACGATTGCAAAAACACTGGCATGGACCTTAAATAAACCGCTGGTTGGGGTATCAAGCCTTGAAGTATATGCAGCCTCGGCTGGCAGATACTTTAATGGCGTCATATCGCCTTTGTTTGATGCCAGGAGAGGACAAATATATACCGGCCTGTATCAGTATAGGGAAGGACAGTTAGTTTCGCTGATAAAAGACCAGCTCCTGCTTTCAAAAGATTGGGCAGCCATGCTTTCAGAACAGCAGGAAAACGTTCTTTTCATTGGGAATGATTTGCCCTTACATAAAGATGTATTTGCAGAATTCCTTAAAGAGCGGGCAGTGTTCGCTTCACCTGCAGAGCATAATCCAAGGCCGGCTGAACTTGCTTTATTAGGTAGGGACCGAGAGGCTGAGGATGTCCATTCCTTTGTACCTAATTACATTAGGATTGCGGAAGCTGAAGCTAATTGGATAAAAGCAAACCAGGAAAAAAAGTTATAG
- the tsaE gene encoding tRNA (adenosine(37)-N6)-threonylcarbamoyltransferase complex ATPase subunit type 1 TsaE: MSQFEFISKKPEDTMGFSEKLGSLLQPGDVLALEGDLGAGKTTFTKGLAKGLNITRNVNSPTFTIIKEYHGRLPLYHMDVYRVEDSFEDLGFDEYFDGNGVTVVEWAHLVKEQLPEELLTIYLYLDDHDSRRLVLKPQGRRYEELCKEIIS; this comes from the coding sequence ATGAGTCAGTTTGAGTTTATCTCAAAGAAGCCAGAGGATACGATGGGGTTTTCGGAAAAGCTTGGCAGCCTGCTTCAGCCGGGGGATGTCCTTGCTCTGGAAGGAGATTTGGGTGCAGGGAAAACGACATTCACCAAGGGGCTGGCCAAAGGGCTTAATATAACACGGAATGTAAATAGCCCTACTTTTACGATTATTAAAGAATACCACGGAAGATTGCCCCTTTATCATATGGATGTATATAGAGTTGAAGATTCCTTTGAGGATTTGGGGTTTGATGAATACTTTGATGGCAATGGGGTCACAGTTGTAGAGTGGGCTCATCTTGTTAAAGAACAGCTGCCCGAAGAGTTATTGACGATTTATTTATATCTTGATGATCATGACTCAAGAAGGCTTGTCCTGAAACCTCAGGGCAGAAGATATGAGGAATTGTGTAAGGAGATTATATCATGA